AGCTCGCCTCCGGCCACGCCTTGAATAGCCAGCGGGAGCTCGCGTCTCCGGCCGGACGACCAGGACAGGCCGGATGGCTTCGGCCGGGACCCCGCAGGCTCGCACGAGATCCAGGTTCGTCTCGACGACATGCTGCACCGCATCCTGCGAAATCTGCGACATCACCCGCGTGCGCCCGGCGTTCTCGACGAAGAATTCCTCCGTGTTGTCATTCCCGTCCAGCAGAAACGTGTTCCCGTTCGCTACCCCTCGGAACGTCAACAAACCGAAATTTCCGTCGTTGGTAACTCCGGGAGTCAGCAGCACGAAGTTGTCTACGCGCCGCCCGTTGATCGGCAGCCCCAGGATTTGCTGGGTGTTGACGACAGTGGAAGCATCTGTCTTCGTAGCTTCCACCAGCGCCGCTTCCGCCGTGACCTCAATGCTCTCCATCCTCCCCGCTACTTTCAGCCTAATCTCGAGGTCGAGGTTCTGCCCCACCTTTAGTTCCAGGTTCCTCACTTCGTAACCCGAAAAGCCCTGGGCTGTGACGGTCACCTTGTACCCGGGAGCGGGAACCAGGGAAGGCGCCGTGAACACGCCGGCCTGGTTCGTGGAGAGGGTACGGATAACGCCGCGTCCCTCACTGGAAATGACGACGTTAGCTTTGGGTACCGACGCGCCCGATGGATCTCGGACAACGCCGGAGATAGCAGCGACTCCGCTGGCGGTTTGTCCAAATGCAGCGGCGCAGCCAAGAACTAGAAACGCCAAGAATGAGTACACAAAGATTTTTCTCATCTCTCCTCGCGAAAAAGCACGCCAGAGTTTATTCATCGCCTGTTCTCCTGCGGAAATGGTTACAGGTTTGCTGCCCTGAGCGGGACAATGCCTGCACAAGTCGCCCTTCCGGCTTTACACGCCAGCTGCGGCGGTGATGCCGCGTTGCGCTTTCCGGTCCGTCCCCAGTCAATTTTCATGGAACCAAAAATTCTAGGTTTGTTCCTACTATCGCGCAGTGCGGGCCGTCACCAATGTGGGTGACATGCTTGGGGCGTTGCGCGGGAGTGGCGCCGGGTTTTCCGCTTACCGAGACCCCGGCAAACTCGTCAACCGGCAATCATCAATCAATGTTGTTCGCCCCTTCTCCCCGCAAACTTTTTTTCATCCCCCGCCTCCCCCGCGCATCTCAAACCTCGTTGGAGGATGAAATATGGCTTTAAGAAGTGTGCCTAATCCCGGTGCAGGGCAGACTGCTCACGAACTGCCCCCTCTCCCCTACGACTTCGCTGCGCTTGAGCCCCACATTGACGCGCAGACCATGCAGATCCACCACGACAAGCACCACGGCGCGTATGTCACCAACCTCAACGCCGCCCTCGACAAGCATCCTGACCTCAAGTCCAAGTCGGTCGAAGACCTGCTGCGCAACCTCGGCTCCATTCCGGAAGACATCCGCACCGCGGTCCGTAACAACGGCGGTGGCCATGCCAACCACTCCATGTTCTGGAAGCTGATGAAGCCCAATGGCGGCGGCAATCCCACCGGCGACATCGCCGGCGTGATCGGCCAGTTCGGCGGTTTCGAGCCATTCAAGGAGAAGTTCAACGACAACGGCGTCAAGCGCTTTGGCAGCGGCTGGACCTGGCTGGTGCGCACCAGCGCCGGCAAATTCGATCTGCTCAGCACCGCCAACCAGGACAGCCCATTACTGGACGGCAATTTCCCCGTCTTCGGCAACGACGTCTGGGAGCACGCCTACTATCTCAAGTACCAGAACCGCCGCGCCGACTACCTCAAGGCCT
This is a stretch of genomic DNA from Terriglobia bacterium. It encodes these proteins:
- a CDS encoding superoxide dismutase, which encodes MALRSVPNPGAGQTAHELPPLPYDFAALEPHIDAQTMQIHHDKHHGAYVTNLNAALDKHPDLKSKSVEDLLRNLGSIPEDIRTAVRNNGGGHANHSMFWKLMKPNGGGNPTGDIAGVIGQFGGFEPFKEKFNDNGVKRFGSGWTWLVRTSAGKFDLLSTANQDSPLLDGNFPVFGNDVWEHAYYLKYQNRRADYLKAWWNVVNWDEINRRLKQGR
- a CDS encoding carboxypeptidase-like regulatory domain-containing protein produces the protein MRKIFVYSFLAFLVLGCAAAFGQTASGVAAISGVVRDPSGASVPKANVVISSEGRGVIRTLSTNQAGVFTAPSLVPAPGYKVTVTAQGFSGYEVRNLELKVGQNLDLEIRLKVAGRMESIEVTAEAALVEATKTDASTVVNTQQILGLPINGRRVDNFVLLTPGVTNDGNFGLLTFRGVANGNTFLLDGNDNTEEFFVENAGRTRVMSQISQDAVQHVVETNLDLVRACGVPAEAIRPVLVVRPETRAPAGYSRRGRRRAVPK